A genomic segment from bacterium encodes:
- a CDS encoding cupin domain-containing protein has translation MPSHFTSAKELRGKEVAKGVVMKPLPGKNVMLNYVELAEGSEVPTHSHPHEQGGMVVEGRFEMWIGDERKVMVPGDMYMIAGGVPHGGRPVGGAAIVLDVFYPLREDYLKP, from the coding sequence ATGCCGAGCCACTTTACGTCCGCCAAAGAGTTGCGGGGCAAAGAAGTCGCGAAGGGCGTGGTGATGAAGCCCCTGCCCGGCAAGAACGTGATGTTGAACTACGTCGAACTGGCCGAGGGAAGCGAAGTCCCGACCCACAGCCACCCGCACGAGCAGGGCGGCATGGTCGTCGAAGGCCGGTTCGAGATGTGGATCGGGGACGAGCGCAAGGTCATGGTGCCGGGTGACATGTACATGATCGCGGGCGGCGTGCCGCACGGCGGCCGGCCCGTCGGCGGCGCTGCGATCGTGCTCGACGTCTTCTACCCGCTGCGCGAGGACTACCTGAAGCCGTGA
- a CDS encoding thiamine pyrophosphate-binding protein, with amino-acid sequence MPVSQKNSQVIYDALKACGIGLVSALPETWLVHLIRMAEDDPEMVLVRLAKEEEGTGLSAGAHLAGAKSAMLMQNHGFLQSVNGIVSLARLYRIPLLMLISYRGELGERDPWQTEGGGVTEPVLQALDIPYERLENPAHAGHLIKKAQMLAESSLKPVALLLCRDLMWEE; translated from the coding sequence GTGCCGGTTTCTCAAAAGAACTCTCAGGTGATCTACGACGCGCTGAAAGCGTGCGGCATCGGCCTGGTGTCCGCGCTTCCCGAGACCTGGCTCGTTCACCTCATCCGAATGGCGGAGGACGACCCCGAGATGGTCCTCGTCCGTCTCGCCAAGGAAGAGGAAGGCACCGGCCTCTCGGCGGGTGCGCACCTGGCGGGCGCGAAATCGGCGATGCTGATGCAGAACCACGGCTTCCTGCAGAGCGTAAACGGGATCGTGTCGCTCGCGCGGCTCTACCGGATTCCCCTGCTCATGCTCATCAGCTACCGGGGCGAGTTGGGCGAGCGCGACCCGTGGCAGACGGAAGGCGGCGGGGTAACCGAGCCCGTGCTGCAGGCCCTCGACATTCCCTACGAACGGCTGGAGAATCCGGCCCACGCAGGGCATCTGATCAAGAAGGCGCAGATGCTCGCCGAATCGTCGCTCAAGCCCGTCGCGCTTCTCTTGTGCCGAGACCTGATGTGGGAAGAGTGA
- a CDS encoding thiamine pyrophosphate-dependent enzyme, protein MLRIDALRAIYPGLERCVVVTIMGAVSAELQSLGHRPGFFYLLHSMGLASSMGLAIALVRPELQVVVLDGDGSILMNLGSLTTMARYRPRNLVHVVFDNESLLSVGGFPTATATGSDIAGMAAAAGVPRTATVRTIPEFTAAFGGALRAKELTTLVAKVAAKGPPVYLTDLPMLENRFQFQRHLRSLRAGQK, encoded by the coding sequence ATGCTCCGCATCGACGCGCTGCGGGCGATCTATCCCGGCCTGGAGCGGTGCGTCGTGGTCACGATCATGGGCGCCGTTTCGGCAGAACTGCAGTCCCTAGGTCACCGGCCCGGATTCTTCTACCTGCTCCACTCCATGGGACTGGCGTCGTCCATGGGGCTCGCCATTGCGCTCGTTCGTCCGGAGCTGCAGGTGGTCGTGCTGGACGGCGACGGCTCGATCCTCATGAATCTTGGGTCTCTCACGACGATGGCGCGCTACCGTCCGCGCAACCTTGTCCACGTTGTGTTCGACAACGAGAGCCTCCTCTCGGTCGGCGGGTTCCCCACGGCGACCGCCACGGGGAGCGACATTGCGGGGATGGCGGCGGCGGCGGGCGTTCCTCGGACGGCGACCGTGCGAACGATCCCCGAGTTCACCGCCGCCTTCGGCGGGGCCCTGCGGGCCAAAGAACTGACGACGCTGGTGGCCAAAGTGGCGGCGAAGGGACCGCCGGTGTACTTGACCGATCTGCCGATGCTCGAGAATCGCTTTCAGTTTCAGCGGCACCTGAGGAGCCTACGCGCCGGCCAGAAGTGA
- a CDS encoding cyclase family protein, with protein sequence MASALTQLVQELKGGRIKVVDLSQPLGPETPVIGLPPIFAPSPAFSMEVISRYDQRGPAWYWNTLHLGEHTGTHFDAPVHWVTGKDLPGNACDTIPAGRFVGPAVVLDVTDDVARNHDFLLMPEHVAAWEGRHGRIPAASWVLLRTGWSRRQDPKEFLNVQHDGPHAPGFHKTTSQLLARDRDVLGVGVETVGTDAGQAGTFDPPFPNHTIMHGAGKFGLTSLCNLDQLPATGAVVIAAPLKIVDGSGSPVRVLALVPA encoded by the coding sequence ATGGCGAGCGCGTTGACCCAGTTGGTGCAGGAGCTCAAAGGAGGGCGGATCAAGGTCGTAGATCTGTCGCAGCCCCTCGGACCGGAGACGCCGGTCATTGGGCTGCCGCCCATCTTCGCCCCGTCGCCGGCGTTTTCGATGGAAGTGATCTCCCGGTACGACCAACGCGGGCCGGCCTGGTATTGGAACACCCTCCACCTGGGTGAGCATACCGGCACTCACTTCGATGCGCCCGTCCACTGGGTCACGGGAAAGGACCTCCCCGGCAACGCCTGCGATACGATTCCCGCCGGTCGCTTCGTCGGTCCGGCCGTCGTGCTCGACGTCACGGACGACGTCGCGCGCAATCACGACTTCCTGCTGATGCCTGAACATGTGGCGGCATGGGAGGGACGCCACGGGCGCATTCCCGCGGCGTCGTGGGTGCTGCTGCGCACCGGTTGGAGCCGCCGCCAGGATCCCAAGGAGTTTCTCAACGTGCAGCACGACGGCCCGCACGCCCCCGGCTTTCACAAGACCACATCGCAGTTGCTCGCCCGAGACCGGGACGTTCTCGGCGTGGGCGTCGAGACGGTCGGCACCGACGCCGGCCAGGCCGGAACGTTCGATCCGCCGTTTCCCAACCACACGATCATGCACGGCGCCGGGAAGTTCGGATTGACGAGCCTGTGCAATCTCGATCAGCTCCCGGCGACCGGCGCGGTAGTCATCGCCGCCCCGCTGAAGATCGTCGACGGCAGCGGGAGCCCCGTCCGGGTCCTCGCGCTCGTACCGGCCTGA
- a CDS encoding MFS transporter — MRHTQASPRDAAPRGLPWPVILTVCLGTFMGALDGSIVLVAYPTFTATFHVPVSLVQWVGVAYLLTSSSLVAIFGRLSDMVGHKRIYVAGFAVFLAGSVLCGAAPGVGPLIAFRVLQAVGSAMLVANSVAILSHTVGGARMGTALGILETAVSVALVVGPVVGGVLIQTFSWRMMFYINVPVAIGAMLLARRSLPPLEGRGREQRFDVAGAVTFGLGLGMLLLGASLGPVLGWTATAVDGLIAAGTVLLGVFLAIERRVRPPMLDLSLFHSRAFAGANTAKVCAYAASFTVAFVIPFYLQQVLHYKLGAVGIAMTPMPAALAAGSLLGGPLSDRVGSHVLAPLGMAVATLGGILFTLVSPAHGYWSLALAMVVMDFGMGLFIAPNDAVIMNSAPRDKQGVAGGVLAMMRSTGMIAGLTLAATILQSRLGRAASGGVPGADAGRITPDTLIQGIHAVYAATIVLCLLSTGLSLLPGRTSASPAIAPPTD; from the coding sequence GTGCGGCACACTCAGGCGAGCCCGCGCGACGCGGCGCCGCGCGGGCTGCCGTGGCCCGTGATCCTGACGGTCTGCCTCGGCACGTTCATGGGCGCGCTCGACGGCAGCATCGTCCTCGTCGCCTACCCTACGTTCACGGCGACGTTCCACGTCCCGGTCTCGCTCGTCCAGTGGGTCGGCGTCGCCTACCTCTTGACGTCGTCGAGCCTGGTCGCGATCTTCGGCCGTCTTTCCGACATGGTCGGTCACAAGCGCATCTACGTCGCGGGGTTCGCGGTGTTTCTCGCCGGCTCGGTCCTCTGCGGGGCGGCGCCCGGCGTCGGGCCGCTGATTGCGTTTCGGGTGCTGCAGGCGGTCGGCTCCGCGATGCTCGTCGCCAACAGCGTCGCCATTCTCTCCCACACGGTGGGCGGCGCCCGGATGGGGACCGCGCTCGGCATCCTCGAGACCGCCGTGTCGGTGGCGCTCGTCGTCGGTCCGGTCGTTGGCGGGGTGCTGATCCAGACGTTCTCGTGGCGGATGATGTTCTATATCAATGTACCGGTCGCGATCGGCGCGATGCTGCTGGCGCGGCGGTCGCTGCCTCCGCTCGAGGGGCGCGGGCGGGAACAGCGATTCGACGTGGCCGGCGCCGTGACGTTCGGGCTGGGGCTGGGCATGCTACTGCTGGGCGCAAGCCTCGGGCCGGTGCTGGGGTGGACGGCCACGGCGGTCGACGGACTCATCGCCGCCGGCACCGTGCTGCTCGGGGTGTTTCTCGCGATCGAGCGGCGGGTGCGCCCGCCGATGCTGGACCTCTCGCTGTTCCACAGCCGCGCGTTCGCGGGCGCCAACACGGCCAAGGTATGCGCCTACGCCGCCTCGTTCACCGTCGCGTTCGTGATCCCGTTCTACCTCCAGCAGGTGCTGCACTACAAGCTTGGCGCCGTCGGAATCGCGATGACGCCGATGCCCGCCGCGCTGGCCGCCGGCTCGCTCCTCGGCGGGCCGCTTTCCGACCGGGTCGGTTCGCACGTGCTGGCCCCGCTGGGGATGGCGGTCGCCACCCTTGGCGGGATCCTCTTCACGCTGGTGTCGCCGGCCCACGGGTACTGGTCGCTCGCCCTGGCCATGGTCGTGATGGACTTTGGGATGGGCCTCTTCATCGCGCCGAACGACGCCGTGATCATGAACAGCGCGCCGCGCGACAAGCAGGGCGTGGCCGGCGGCGTGCTCGCGATGATGCGCAGCACCGGCATGATCGCGGGGCTGACGCTCGCCGCGACGATCCTCCAGTCGCGGCTCGGACGGGCCGCGTCCGGAGGCGTGCCCGGCGCGGACGCAGGCCGTATCACCCCAGACACGCTGATCCAGGGGATTCACGCCGTGTACGCCGCGACGATCGTCCTGTGTCTGCTGTCTACCGGCCTGTCACTGCTCCCAGGCCGGACGTCCGCGAGTCCAGCGATCGCTCCGCCGACAGACTAG
- a CDS encoding FAD-dependent oxidoreductase: MQPTDRVADISCDVLVCGAGLGGVAAALRAARLGLRVCLTEEASWPGGQVTTQGVSAFDEHQYIETFGGTAAYYELRNGIRAYYRGAYRLSPAARFGGPLNPGNAWVSSLSFEPRAAAVVLEAMMASVHNSGALQVFYHTRAIAAEVFSGQVRSVLTRQSESGALIRFRARFVLDATDLGDLLPLTATPYAIGAESQAETGEPSAPATADPACLQFLTFPFAVEWRPGEDNTIPKPDGYDTNKTAQPYSFTYKTADPVAPVYRMFGKAEGTHGAFWTYRRALDAANFEDARIPNDVSIINWTSNDYRGPAPIDKTALGLAAIYRDARNLSLGFLYWLQTEAPRDDGGAGYPELRPRPDVMGSVDGVSQMPYIREGRRLRALVLIREQDITASAQRGARAAAVAASAGVGLYPIDLHGCSVNTVSLPTRPFQIPLGALIPQRTANLLAAAKNIGTTHLTNGAYRLHPVEWAVGEAAAVLAAVCLRTGRTPQEVHDDPRLVQRLQVLALDQGVPLYWYDDVPLGHPAFFATQLLAVTNVWPGADDSLSFRPDEPVSRFDAKRTIGAVAAIVQAAGGRASPVSETLRLSLGDALTPMSSNAATQALTDALPDATDLLNPALTDPVTRAHLAVRLAGVVRRIIETNRPGL, translated from the coding sequence ATGCAGCCGACCGACCGCGTTGCCGACATCTCGTGTGACGTGCTCGTCTGCGGCGCGGGCCTCGGCGGCGTCGCCGCGGCGCTGCGGGCCGCACGGCTCGGCCTGCGCGTGTGCCTCACCGAAGAGGCGTCGTGGCCGGGCGGGCAGGTCACGACCCAGGGCGTCTCGGCCTTCGACGAGCACCAGTACATCGAGACCTTCGGCGGCACCGCGGCGTACTATGAGCTGCGCAACGGGATCCGCGCCTACTACCGCGGCGCCTACCGGCTGTCGCCCGCGGCGCGGTTCGGCGGCCCGCTCAACCCCGGCAACGCCTGGGTCAGCTCGCTGTCGTTCGAACCGCGCGCCGCGGCGGTCGTGCTCGAGGCGATGATGGCCTCGGTGCACAACTCCGGGGCGCTGCAGGTCTTCTATCACACGCGCGCGATCGCCGCGGAGGTCTTCAGCGGTCAGGTGCGATCGGTGCTGACGCGCCAGAGCGAGAGCGGCGCGCTCATCCGGTTCAGGGCGCGGTTCGTGCTCGACGCGACCGACCTCGGCGACCTGCTGCCGCTCACCGCGACGCCGTACGCGATCGGCGCCGAGTCGCAGGCCGAGACCGGTGAACCGTCGGCCCCCGCGACGGCGGACCCCGCCTGCCTCCAGTTTCTGACGTTCCCGTTCGCGGTGGAGTGGCGGCCCGGCGAAGACAACACGATCCCGAAGCCGGACGGCTACGACACGAACAAGACGGCGCAGCCCTACTCGTTCACCTACAAGACCGCCGACCCGGTCGCGCCGGTCTACCGGATGTTCGGAAAGGCGGAAGGGACGCACGGCGCGTTCTGGACCTACCGCCGCGCGCTCGACGCCGCGAACTTCGAGGACGCGCGCATCCCCAACGACGTCAGTATCATCAACTGGACGAGCAACGACTACCGCGGCCCGGCGCCGATCGACAAGACGGCGCTCGGGCTGGCAGCGATCTACCGCGACGCGCGCAATCTGAGCCTGGGGTTCCTATACTGGCTGCAGACCGAAGCCCCCCGCGACGACGGCGGCGCCGGCTACCCGGAGCTGCGGCCCCGCCCGGACGTGATGGGCAGCGTAGACGGCGTGTCGCAGATGCCGTACATCCGCGAAGGACGGCGCCTGCGGGCGCTCGTCCTGATCCGCGAACAGGACATCACCGCCTCCGCGCAGCGCGGCGCGCGCGCCGCGGCCGTCGCCGCGTCGGCCGGCGTGGGCCTCTACCCGATCGACCTGCACGGCTGCAGCGTGAACACCGTGAGCCTGCCGACCCGGCCGTTCCAGATTCCGCTCGGCGCCCTGATCCCGCAGCGGACCGCCAATCTGCTGGCCGCCGCCAAGAACATCGGCACGACGCACCTCACGAACGGCGCCTACCGCCTCCACCCGGTGGAGTGGGCGGTCGGCGAAGCCGCGGCGGTCCTCGCCGCGGTCTGCCTGCGCACGGGGCGCACGCCGCAGGAGGTCCACGACGATCCGCGGCTCGTCCAGCGTCTCCAAGTTCTGGCACTCGACCAAGGCGTGCCGCTCTACTGGTACGACGACGTCCCGCTCGGCCACCCGGCGTTCTTCGCGACGCAGCTGCTGGCGGTCACGAACGTCTGGCCGGGCGCAGACGATTCGCTGTCGTTCCGGCCGGACGAGCCGGTCAGCCGGTTCGACGCGAAACGCACGATCGGCGCGGTGGCCGCCATCGTCCAGGCCGCAGGCGGCCGGGCGTCGCCGGTGAGCGAGACCCTGCGCCTCTCGTTGGGCGACGCGCTCACCCCGATGTCGAGCAACGCCGCGACCCAGGCGCTCACCGACGCGCTGCCCGACGCGACCGACCTGCTGAACCCCGCGCTCACCGATCCCGTGACCCGGGCGCACCTCGCGGTGCGGCTCGCCGGGGTCGTCCGGCGAATCATCGAGACGAACCGGCCGGGCCTGTAG
- a CDS encoding NAD-dependent succinate-semialdehyde dehydrogenase: MTVKEYPLFIDGRWVNGNGRGGFEVMNPATAEPIATVADGSAAEARAAVDAAARAFPAWAAKTALERGAILLKARDILTSRVDALARLVTEENGKPVAEARGEVSFAIQYLPWFAEEARRVYGEIVPPPVPHKRLWVVRQPLGVVGAITPWNFPATMVLRKIAPALAAGCTVVLKPAKETPLTAIEIARAFEEAGLPPGVFNVVVGRRAAPIADVLLSDHRVRKIAFTGSTEIGKALMRGAADQLKRLTFELGGNAPFIVFEDADLDRAVQNAVAIKYFRVGGQSCICANRLYVQRSIADRFLAKFVDAVQAIKVGPGTEPGVQVGPLINAETLEKVEAMVRDAIGEGAKPLAGARRLTDGAFKRGFFYAPTVLTDVREEMRVSKDETFGPVAPILPFDTEAEVIERANNTTFGLAAYLSSRDLARVVRVSEALEYGLVCVNDATGYTHEIPFGGVKESGLGREGGRHGMHEYTEVKSISINIS, encoded by the coding sequence ATGACCGTCAAGGAGTATCCGCTGTTCATCGACGGGCGCTGGGTGAACGGCAACGGACGCGGAGGGTTCGAGGTCATGAACCCCGCCACGGCCGAACCGATCGCCACCGTGGCCGACGGGAGCGCCGCGGAGGCCCGCGCCGCCGTCGACGCGGCCGCCCGGGCGTTTCCGGCGTGGGCCGCCAAAACGGCGCTCGAGCGCGGCGCCATTCTATTGAAGGCTCGCGACATCCTCACGAGCCGGGTGGACGCGCTGGCGCGTCTCGTCACCGAAGAGAACGGCAAGCCCGTCGCGGAAGCGCGCGGCGAGGTCTCGTTTGCGATCCAGTACCTCCCATGGTTCGCGGAAGAGGCCCGCCGGGTCTACGGCGAGATCGTGCCGCCGCCGGTCCCGCACAAGCGCCTGTGGGTCGTCCGCCAGCCTCTCGGGGTCGTCGGCGCGATCACGCCGTGGAACTTCCCCGCCACCATGGTGCTGCGGAAGATCGCGCCGGCGCTCGCGGCCGGGTGCACCGTCGTGCTGAAGCCGGCCAAGGAGACGCCGCTCACCGCGATCGAGATCGCCCGCGCCTTCGAGGAGGCGGGCCTGCCGCCCGGCGTCTTCAACGTCGTCGTCGGCCGGCGCGCGGCCCCGATCGCCGACGTGCTCCTCTCGGACCACCGCGTGCGAAAGATCGCCTTCACGGGCTCGACGGAGATCGGCAAGGCGCTCATGCGCGGCGCCGCCGATCAGCTGAAGCGGCTCACGTTCGAGCTCGGCGGCAACGCCCCGTTCATCGTCTTCGAGGACGCCGACCTCGACCGCGCGGTGCAGAACGCGGTCGCGATCAAGTACTTTCGGGTCGGCGGCCAGTCGTGCATCTGCGCGAACCGGCTGTACGTGCAGCGCAGCATCGCCGACCGGTTCCTCGCGAAGTTCGTGGATGCGGTGCAGGCGATCAAGGTGGGCCCGGGCACGGAGCCGGGCGTGCAGGTCGGCCCGCTCATCAACGCCGAGACCCTGGAGAAGGTCGAAGCGATGGTCCGGGACGCGATCGGCGAAGGCGCCAAGCCGCTCGCCGGCGCGCGCCGGCTCACCGACGGGGCGTTCAAGCGCGGCTTCTTCTACGCGCCCACGGTCCTCACCGACGTCCGCGAGGAGATGCGCGTCTCGAAGGACGAGACGTTCGGGCCGGTGGCGCCGATCCTGCCGTTCGACACCGAGGCGGAAGTCATCGAACGCGCCAACAACACGACCTTCGGCCTCGCCGCCTACCTCTCGTCGCGGGACCTCGCGCGCGTCGTCCGCGTGAGCGAGGCGCTCGAGTACGGCCTGGTCTGCGTCAACGACGCGACCGGCTACACCCACGAGATCCCGTTCGGCGGCGTCAAGGAAAGCGGCCTCGGCCGCGAGGGCGGACGGCACGGCATGCACGAGTACACGGAGGTCAAGTCGATCTCCATCAACATCTCGTAG
- a CDS encoding aminotransferase class III-fold pyridoxal phosphate-dependent enzyme, with protein MPAQPPSPPSVWYQGQVQAALARRGGPLRLVRGEGTHVWDADGRRYLDARSGLWAALVGYGRGEIIDAIAEQLRTLSFAPLTDAASPLVETLAERLKSVLPGDLESIVPVPTGSEAVDTALKFARLFHSAGGTGRRRVIISREYSAHGSTYAGSSLSDPDRGLLRGMGAPIAGIRFVHAPYRYRCPHCARLDACTLACADEVERAIEDAGPDRVAAVFAEPVPGPGGVLVPPPAYWPRLREICDRHGVLLVADEVVTGFGRTGRWFACEHWQVTPDLMILGKGMTGGYHTLAAVALRRHVAERLARRLVPHGFTYSGHPAACAAALACLRVIEEEGLVERAASLGRRLVDGLSMRLRDCPIAGEVRGMGLMAAVELVEDRTTRAPLPLGVRGIDRLDRELRHRGMLCFADNPVIAAPPLTITDQDADEIADAVAAAVTALAASRRRA; from the coding sequence ATGCCCGCGCAGCCGCCGTCCCCGCCGTCCGTCTGGTATCAGGGGCAGGTCCAGGCCGCGCTCGCGCGCCGGGGCGGACCGTTGCGCCTCGTGCGCGGCGAGGGCACGCACGTCTGGGACGCGGACGGCCGCCGTTACCTCGACGCGCGCTCGGGATTGTGGGCCGCGCTCGTCGGGTACGGGCGGGGCGAGATCATTGACGCGATCGCGGAGCAGCTTCGCACGCTCTCGTTCGCGCCGCTCACCGACGCGGCGTCGCCGCTTGTCGAGACGCTCGCCGAACGGCTCAAGTCGGTGTTGCCCGGGGACCTCGAGAGCATCGTGCCCGTGCCGACCGGGTCGGAGGCCGTCGACACCGCGCTCAAGTTCGCGCGGCTGTTCCACAGCGCGGGAGGCACCGGCCGGCGGCGGGTGATCATCAGCCGCGAGTACTCCGCCCACGGCAGCACGTACGCGGGCTCGTCGCTCAGCGACCCGGACCGCGGGCTGCTGCGCGGGATGGGCGCGCCGATCGCCGGGATTCGGTTCGTGCACGCCCCGTACCGCTACCGCTGTCCCCACTGCGCCCGGCTCGACGCCTGCACGCTCGCCTGCGCGGACGAAGTGGAGCGCGCGATCGAGGACGCCGGCCCGGACCGTGTGGCCGCGGTGTTCGCGGAGCCGGTGCCGGGGCCCGGCGGCGTGCTGGTGCCGCCGCCGGCGTACTGGCCGAGGCTGCGCGAGATCTGCGACCGCCACGGCGTGCTCCTCGTGGCCGACGAGGTGGTGACGGGGTTCGGGCGGACGGGCCGCTGGTTTGCGTGCGAGCACTGGCAGGTGACGCCGGACCTCATGATCCTCGGCAAAGGCATGACCGGCGGCTACCACACCCTGGCGGCGGTCGCGCTGCGCCGGCACGTCGCCGAGCGCCTGGCGCGCCGGCTGGTGCCGCACGGATTCACCTACAGCGGCCATCCCGCCGCGTGCGCGGCGGCGCTGGCGTGTCTCCGGGTCATCGAGGAGGAGGGGCTCGTGGAGCGTGCGGCGTCGCTCGGACGGCGTCTCGTGGACGGGCTGTCCATGCGCCTGCGGGATTGCCCGATCGCGGGCGAGGTGCGGGGAATGGGCCTCATGGCCGCGGTCGAATTGGTGGAAGACCGGACGACGCGTGCGCCGCTGCCGTTGGGCGTGCGGGGCATCGATCGGCTGGACCGCGAGCTGCGGCACCGCGGCATGCTGTGCTTCGCCGACAATCCCGTGATCGCCGCGCCGCCGCTGACGATCACCGATCAAGACGCGGATGAGATCGCCGACGCGGTCGCGGCCGCGGTGACGGCGCTGGCCGCCTCGCGGCGCCGCGCCTGA
- a CDS encoding enoyl-CoA hydratase-related protein: protein MAAPLVTVESRDGIVTLTMRRPEVLNALSSALCRELVAALEAVGRDPAARVLVLTGEGRAFSAGADLKERAGAAEAQIWRHNRAIFQLPLALEALPVPSIAAINGLAVGGGCEVALGCDLRWAADTAELGCPEVTRGIIPAAGGTQRLARLIGPARAMHLVLTGRRITAAEAHRLGLVDAVVPASELAPAVAETARAIAANAPLAVRAARQAIRYGLTHPFEDGLKLEGELQRMLYASDDCREGIAAFNERRAPRWTGR from the coding sequence ATGGCTGCGCCGCTCGTGACGGTCGAATCGCGCGACGGCATCGTGACGCTCACGATGCGGCGTCCGGAAGTACTGAACGCGCTCAGCAGCGCGCTGTGCCGGGAGTTGGTAGCGGCGCTCGAGGCGGTGGGGCGGGACCCGGCGGCCCGCGTGCTGGTGCTGACCGGCGAAGGGCGCGCGTTCAGCGCGGGCGCCGACCTCAAGGAAAGGGCGGGGGCCGCGGAAGCGCAGATCTGGCGCCACAACCGCGCGATTTTCCAGCTGCCGCTCGCGCTCGAGGCGCTGCCGGTTCCGTCGATCGCCGCGATCAACGGGCTCGCGGTCGGCGGCGGGTGCGAGGTCGCGCTCGGTTGCGACCTGCGCTGGGCGGCCGACACCGCCGAACTCGGCTGCCCCGAGGTCACGCGCGGCATCATCCCCGCCGCGGGCGGGACCCAGCGGCTCGCCCGGTTGATCGGGCCGGCGCGCGCGATGCACCTCGTGCTGACCGGCCGCCGGATCACGGCAGCGGAGGCCCACCGGCTCGGCCTCGTCGACGCGGTCGTGCCCGCGTCGGAGCTCGCCCCGGCCGTCGCCGAAACGGCGCGCGCGATCGCGGCCAACGCGCCGCTGGCGGTGCGGGCGGCGCGGCAGGCGATCCGCTACGGCCTCACCCATCCGTTCGAGGACGGGCTGAAGCTCGAAGGGGAGCTCCAGCGGATGCTCTACGCGAGCGACGACTGCCGCGAAGGCATCGCCGCGTTCAACGAACGGCGCGCGCCGCGCTGGACGGGACGCTAG
- a CDS encoding DUF1634 domain-containing protein gives MDSESSAPRPAASEMPLDETSPTARALGVILRAGVLVSAAIVLLGVGLFAHRRGLGFVLFGSRDAILGSGENPASLRELLDDLRNNAHVPGAVTDIGLLTLMATPVLSVVVSLGFFARHREWTYVIFASLVLGMLVLGSVLGSI, from the coding sequence GTGGACTCGGAGTCTAGCGCCCCGCGGCCGGCGGCGTCCGAGATGCCGCTCGACGAGACGAGCCCCACCGCCCGGGCGCTCGGCGTCATCCTCCGGGCCGGGGTGCTCGTCTCCGCGGCGATCGTCCTCCTCGGGGTGGGCCTCTTCGCGCACCGCCGCGGCCTCGGCTTCGTGCTGTTCGGGTCCCGCGACGCGATCCTCGGCTCCGGCGAGAACCCGGCCAGCCTGCGCGAGCTGCTCGACGACCTCCGCAACAACGCGCACGTGCCGGGGGCGGTCACCGACATCGGGCTGCTTACGCTCATGGCCACGCCGGTCCTCAGCGTAGTGGTATCGCTCGGGTTCTTTGCGCGGCACCGCGAGTGGACCTACGTGATTTTCGCGTCGCTCGTGCTCGGAATGCTCGTCCTGGGGTCCGTCCTCGGCAGCATCTGA
- a CDS encoding sulfite exporter TauE/SafE family protein, with translation MFAGVLGALLGLGGGIIIVPALTLLVGLPIRYAIGASIVSVIATSSGAAAAYVRGGLANLRIAIGLEVATTVGAVSGAFIAGLVPVRVLYVIFGLLLAYSTIALLGRVRLELPGEVPFDPLASRLRFHGDYHDHVLERRIAYTATAVVPGGLMMYVAGLMSGLLGIGSGLFKVLALDVIMRLPMKVSTATSNFMIGVTASASAGVYFARGDIHPLVAAPVALGVLAGAWGGTHVMERLRNTTLRKLFVPVLAVIAVEMILRGLGV, from the coding sequence ATGTTCGCGGGCGTGCTCGGCGCGCTCCTCGGACTCGGCGGCGGCATCATCATCGTTCCGGCGCTCACGCTGTTGGTCGGTCTCCCGATTCGCTACGCGATCGGGGCCAGCATCGTCTCCGTGATCGCGACGAGCAGCGGAGCGGCGGCCGCCTACGTCCGGGGCGGGCTCGCAAATTTGAGGATCGCGATCGGCCTCGAGGTGGCGACGACGGTCGGCGCGGTCTCCGGCGCGTTCATCGCGGGCCTCGTACCGGTCCGGGTCCTGTACGTCATCTTCGGTCTCCTGCTGGCCTACTCGACGATCGCGCTGCTCGGCCGCGTCCGGCTCGAACTGCCCGGCGAGGTGCCGTTCGATCCGCTCGCCAGCCGCCTGCGATTCCACGGCGACTACCACGATCATGTCCTCGAGCGGCGCATCGCCTACACGGCGACCGCGGTGGTCCCCGGCGGTCTGATGATGTACGTGGCGGGGCTCATGTCGGGCCTGCTCGGCATCGGCAGCGGCCTCTTCAAGGTGCTGGCGCTCGACGTGATCATGCGGCTGCCGATGAAGGTGTCGACCGCCACGAGCAACTTCATGATCGGCGTCACCGCGTCTGCGAGCGCGGGCGTGTACTTCGCCCGCGGCGACATCCACCCGCTCGTCGCGGCGCCGGTCGCCCTCGGGGTGCTCGCCGGCGCGTGGGGGGGCACCCACGTGATGGAACGGCTCAGAAACACGACGCTGCGGAAGCTCTTCGTTCCCGTGCTCGCGGTGATCGCCGTGGAGATGATCCTCCGTGGACTCGGAGTCTAG